CACCTAAATGCTGGCTAATTACGACTTGATTCTCAGAACAAATTGCCACCGTATTTTTAAGATGTGCACCTACCGCAAGTATCGGAGACACAGGAAAAGAATGTGCTTCAGAAATATAAACAGGTTGTGGGACATAACCACGTGCACGACGCAAAACAATTGGCTTTTCCAATACTACCTGGATAATAGAATCATCCACATGACGCAAAATAGGACGATTATGCACAAGGAAATAATCTGCAATTCCCGAAAGAGCATTTAAAGCCTCATACTCATCAATGCATATAGGCTCATCAGAACGATTCCCACTGGTAGCAACAATAGGACTATTTAATCGAGATAACAAAATATGATGGAGTGGTGTATAAGGAAGCATAACGCCATGTCGGTCTTGCTCTGGAGCAACCTCTAATGCAATCCGCAAACTATCATAATGTTTCTTTACAAGTACAATCGGCGATTCGGATGAAGTAAGTACCCCCTCTTCTATTTCTGAAAGGATACAATCTTTCCTAAGTTCTTCCAGAGAGGGATACATCAAAGCAAATGGCTTCTCTTCTCGATGTTTCCTCAAACGCAATTGTTTTACCGCTTCTCCATTCATTGCATCTACAACAAGATGAAATCCGCCTAACCCTTTTATTGCGACAATATTCCCTTCTCGTATAGCTTGAATCGTCTTATCTATCGCATCATCCTTCTCAGCGATGGTTGTTCCCTGAGCATCACATAAATAAACATGTGGTCCACAGACAGGACAGGCAATAGGTTCCGCATGAAATCGACGATTAGAAGGGTCTTCATATTCCTTCCGACAATCAGAACACATTTGAAAATGAGCCATTGAAGTATTGACTCGGTCATAAGGCATTCTTTTTATAATGGTATATCGTGGCCCGCAAAGCGTACAATTTATAAATGGGTATTGATATCGGCGGTCATTGGGATCGTTCATTTCTCGTAAACAATCAGGACATGTTGCAATATCAGGAAGTATTCGTGTGCGAACAATCCCATGTAAATCACTAACATGTATACGGAACCCTTCCTCATGCTCCTTAATTTCTAACTGTATAGTATTAGTGTCTTCAATCTTTGCATGCTTCGGATACTTCGCATGTAAATCCGATATAAACTTTTCTATGGTCTCTTTTCCTCCCTGCACTTCAATATAAACACCATCCAGCCGATTCTGAACAAAACCCGACACATTGTGTTTATGTGCAATACGATATACAAATGGACGAAATCCTACTCCCTGTACTGCTCCCTTAACAAGAATACCAATTCTCGAACAATCAGAATTACATTTCATTCTTAGTACCAGCAGAAATCCTTTCTATTAACCACTGAACCCATGCCCCAACACCATCACCCCGAGTACATGAAACATGAAGTATCGGAACTCCAGGCTGAATAGCCTGAATGCCTTGCGTAAATTCATCCACATCGAACGGGACATGCGGAAGCAAATCTACTTTATTCAATATCACAAGATTCGCAGTTTGAAACAGCTTTGGATATTTAAAGGGTTTATCATGTCCTTCTGTAACACTCACCACTGCTACCCGTGCCCTCTCACCCAAATCAAATCCGACAGGACAAACCAGATTCCCTACATTTTCAATAATAAGCAAATCGATTTCACTCAAAGGTAATTTATCAAGGGCTTGCAAAACTAATTGAGATTCTAAGTGACACCCCCCCGCAGTATTAATCTGTACAACAGGTATCTCATATTTTGCGATTCGTTCTGCGTCTCGTGTCGTCTCAGGGTCTCCTTCGATAACACCCAATCGGACACCCGAAAGCCCATGCTTTAACGCAGATTCAATCAAACTCGTTTTACCAGAACCAGGGGCACTTATCATGTTTATACAGAATACATGATGTTCATCAAAACGGCTACGCACCAATTTGGCAATATCATCATTAGCCTTTAACACTTTTTGCACTACATCTACTTTCATAAACTATTCCTTATAACAAATTTTATTCAAAAATAACCGACTCAAGTATGACTTCTGTCCCTTGGAGAATTTCACCACCAATGGCTCCACATTCAGGGCAAATCCAAATCCCATCATCAGGTTCGAATTCCAGATGGCAACTCCGACACTTAATTTTCAAAGGGTCAATAATAAGATTCAGATGAGCATGCTCTGCACATGTGTCTGCCTTGGCTTGCTCAAACATAAATCGAAACGTTTCCTGATTTATATGTTCCAAACGACCTATTCGCAAATCTATCCGAATAATATTACCTTTTCCCGTCTCTTTTTGAATCTGTTCCAATTGTTCAATTAGGGATTCGATGATACTTAATTCATGCATATTCTTATTAAAAACACCTAAACTATAAAATATTCGAATTCTTTCTATCGATTAAAAACCATTATCGT
This Candidatus Hydrogenedens sp. DNA region includes the following protein-coding sequences:
- the hypF gene encoding carbamoyltransferase HypF; the protein is MKCNSDCSRIGILVKGAVQGVGFRPFVYRIAHKHNVSGFVQNRLDGVYIEVQGGKETIEKFISDLHAKYPKHAKIEDTNTIQLEIKEHEEGFRIHVSDLHGIVRTRILPDIATCPDCLREMNDPNDRRYQYPFINCTLCGPRYTIIKRMPYDRVNTSMAHFQMCSDCRKEYEDPSNRRFHAEPIACPVCGPHVYLCDAQGTTIAEKDDAIDKTIQAIREGNIVAIKGLGGFHLVVDAMNGEAVKQLRLRKHREEKPFALMYPSLEELRKDCILSEIEEGVLTSSESPIVLVKKHYDSLRIALEVAPEQDRHGVMLPYTPLHHILLSRLNSPIVATSGNRSDEPICIDEYEALNALSGIADYFLVHNRPILRHVDDSIIQVVLEKPIVLRRARGYVPQPVYISEAHSFPVSPILAVGAHLKNTVAICSENQVVISQHLGDLETQKAVRGFYQSCHILTTLVEQTPELLVADAHPDYASTYWAQQQGKPIVYVQHHIAHALSVIAEKGVSLPVFAVSWDGTGFGLDHTVWGGEFFIITETEVQRWGHFRTFPLPGGDKAVREPRRSALGILYEIYRENIFQMSNDIVSLVMSAFTDTECKALKQMLRNRINTPLTSSVGRLFDAMAMFLGLRAVCSYEAQSAMQLEVLARKAIPYPLPDVPFTLRKEDNEVLIDWQPIFEYVFNNMKEVPPEILAFHFHQYLAQYIRKAVEMVNIKNVVINGGCFQNRLLLEYTYNILCDDYNVFFAEQIPPNDGGISLGQVYYALKYHNINMEK
- the hypB gene encoding hydrogenase nickel incorporation protein HypB, which gives rise to MKVDVVQKVLKANDDIAKLVRSRFDEHHVFCINMISAPGSGKTSLIESALKHGLSGVRLGVIEGDPETTRDAERIAKYEIPVVQINTAGGCHLESQLVLQALDKLPLSEIDLLIIENVGNLVCPVGFDLGERARVAVVSVTEGHDKPFKYPKLFQTANLVILNKVDLLPHVPFDVDEFTQGIQAIQPGVPILHVSCTRGDGVGAWVQWLIERISAGTKNEM
- a CDS encoding hydrogenase maturation nickel metallochaperone HypA, which encodes MHELSIIESLIEQLEQIQKETGKGNIIRIDLRIGRLEHINQETFRFMFEQAKADTCAEHAHLNLIIDPLKIKCRSCHLEFEPDDGIWICPECGAIGGEILQGTEVILESVIFE